The proteins below are encoded in one region of Ostreibacterium oceani:
- a CDS encoding GGDEF domain-containing protein — MTIPFAKLFPALVISIFTLIGIILTAWLAQPVEEVSITRFFAQAISAVVLWVWICLLSVVRGWKKRNYERLFMLGVGLFYFSLVGGFLSELYLFDTYLTVFCRDITQAVGLALMAYGSFHCVSRNLAERAKLERMASHDDLTHILNRRAFMISAQKQFERAKTDHSPYCLVLMDVDDFKRINDQYGHKAGDETLSAFANYLKNSVRQSDIVCRWGGDEFVVLLANANEQVGEEFAKRIQAMLKVYGGDRGCQALTISIGISVYHHDDISVEDALHRADEAMFTVKHDHKNAISVN, encoded by the coding sequence ATGACAATACCTTTTGCCAAATTGTTCCCCGCCTTAGTGATATCAATTTTCACGCTCATCGGCATTATACTGACCGCATGGTTAGCGCAGCCAGTTGAGGAAGTCAGCATCACAAGATTTTTTGCGCAAGCCATTAGCGCCGTTGTGCTTTGGGTTTGGATATGCCTATTATCTGTTGTGAGAGGCTGGAAAAAACGCAATTATGAACGGCTTTTTATGCTGGGTGTCGGTTTGTTTTACTTTTCTTTAGTTGGCGGTTTTTTGTCGGAACTTTACCTTTTTGACACCTATTTGACCGTTTTTTGTCGCGACATTACCCAAGCCGTTGGCTTGGCGCTGATGGCTTACGGTAGTTTCCATTGTGTTTCACGCAATTTGGCCGAAAGAGCCAAGCTCGAACGTATGGCTAGCCACGACGATTTAACCCATATTCTTAACCGTCGTGCCTTTATGATTTCCGCCCAAAAACAATTTGAACGCGCCAAAACAGACCACTCACCTTATTGTTTAGTACTCATGGATGTCGATGACTTTAAACGCATTAATGACCAATACGGACACAAAGCGGGTGATGAAACACTCAGCGCCTTTGCCAATTACTTAAAAAACAGTGTTCGCCAGTCAGATATCGTCTGTCGCTGGGGAGGCGATGAGTTTGTCGTCCTGCTAGCTAACGCTAACGAACAAGTTGGCGAAGAATTTGCCAAGCGCATTCAAGCAATGCTAAAAGTCTACGGTGGCGATCGCGGTTGTCAGGCGCTAACTATTAGCATCGGTATTTCTGTTTATCACCATGATGATATCAGCGTTGAAGACGCATTGCATCGCGCTGACGAAGCCATGTTTACCGTAAAGCACGACCATAAAAATGCCATCAGTGTCAATTAA